A genomic region of Miscanthus floridulus cultivar M001 chromosome 3, ASM1932011v1, whole genome shotgun sequence contains the following coding sequences:
- the LOC136541971 gene encoding uncharacterized protein isoform X2 → MFLMVYQLISGFQQRDEPLAAGCIVASHHAVAYLHVDYAVPPKTRNIESSKNGSAFSINICLGKSFVRVNGAAKAQLASLCREELTDQVPTLVLTLVQLEHVPAEAAWTSLPAESLKWRTTFLLQFWWVA, encoded by the exons ATGTTTCTGATG GTGTACCAGTTGATTTCAGGATTCCAGCAACGTGATGAACCGCTCGCTGCCGGTTGCATAGTTGCATCACACCACGCGGTGGCATACTTGCATGTCGACTATGCAG TTCCCCCGAAGACAAGGAATATAGAGTCCAGCAAAAATGGCAGTGCGTTTTCTATTAACATTTGCCTTGGGAAAAG TTTTGTCCGAGTGAACGGTGCTGCCAAAGCGCAGCTGGCTAGTCTCTGCAGAGAGGAGCTAACTGATCAAGTTCCAACCCTGGTTCTCACACTTGTTCAGTTGG AACACGTACCTGCTGAAGCAGCTTGGACATCATTGCCCGCCGAATCCTTGAAATGGAGAACCACCTTCCTGCTGCAATTCTGGTGGGTTGCATAG
- the LOC136541971 gene encoding uncharacterized protein isoform X1, which produces MFLMVYQLISGFQQRDEPLAAGCIVASHHAVAYLHVDYAVPPKTRNIESSKNGSAFSINICLGKSFVRVNGAAKAQLASLCREELTDQVPTLVLTLVQLDKQFQVTLLGLDDNATEHVPAEAAWTSLPAESLKWRTTFLLQFWWVA; this is translated from the exons ATGTTTCTGATG GTGTACCAGTTGATTTCAGGATTCCAGCAACGTGATGAACCGCTCGCTGCCGGTTGCATAGTTGCATCACACCACGCGGTGGCATACTTGCATGTCGACTATGCAG TTCCCCCGAAGACAAGGAATATAGAGTCCAGCAAAAATGGCAGTGCGTTTTCTATTAACATTTGCCTTGGGAAAAG TTTTGTCCGAGTGAACGGTGCTGCCAAAGCGCAGCTGGCTAGTCTCTGCAGAGAGGAGCTAACTGATCAAGTTCCAACCCTGGTTCTCACACTTGTTCAGTTGG ATAAACAGTTTCAAGTGACGTTGTTGGGTCTTGATGACAATGCTACAGAACACGTACCTGCTGAAGCAGCTTGGACATCATTGCCCGCCGAATCCTTGAAATGGAGAACCACCTTCCTGCTGCAATTCTGGTGGGTTGCATAG